One stretch of Trichomycterus rosablanca isolate fTriRos1 chromosome 3, fTriRos1.hap1, whole genome shotgun sequence DNA includes these proteins:
- the chtopb gene encoding chromatin target of PRMT1b has protein sequence MNSPFSPILLKSTSSMSLHDRFTYMLQNKQPLLVDIDNSMPQVQAASLQNQHLAQQLANRPSVLAALQNRSNLKQRLGKRNVKARLGRPVMRGDFHGTTGFWGKPRGRGTLLRNLPQKGMSRLHVSGLVVHGGLISPQESVYRSGEQVLQSRRYTGAMRGRGRGWAAGRGRAEGRPLPTREQLDEQLDDYMSMTKSHLDAQLDEYMAEVDSEDVL, from the exons ATGAATTCTCCATTCTCGCCGATCCTGCTGAAAAGCACCTCATCCATGTCACTACACGATCG CTTCACCTACATGCTGCAGAATAAGCAGCCTTTGCTGGTGGACATCGACAATTCAATGCCCCAGGTCCAGGCAGCTTCACTGCAGAACCAGCACCTGGCTCAGCAGTTGGCCAACCGGCCCTCAGTTCTGGCAGCCCTGCAGAACAGATCG AATCTGAAACAGCGTCTGGGTAAAAGGAACGTTAAGGCGAGACTTGGCAGGCCGGTGATGAGGGGAGATTTTCACGGTACGACTGGGTTCTGGGGGAAACCGAGAGGAAGAGGAACACTACTCAGGAATTTACCACAGAAAG GTATGAGCAGATTACACGTCTCGGGTTTAGTGGTGCACGGGGGCCTGATTTCACCACAGGAAAGCGTTTACAGGAGCGGAGAGCAAGTGTTGCAGAGCAGAAGATATACAGGAGCGATGAGAGGAAGAG GTCGCGGCTGGGCCGCAGGACGAGGCAGAGCAGAGGGTCGGCCTCTCCCCACTCGAGAGCAGCTGGATGAGCAACTGGACGACTACATGTCCATGACCAAGAGTCACCTGGACGCCCAGCTGGACGAATACATGGCTGAAGTGGACTCGGAGGACGTGCTGTAA